In the Puntigrus tetrazona isolate hp1 chromosome 19, ASM1883169v1, whole genome shotgun sequence genome, CTACGTCAATGGAGGAGAGGTTAGCAAACAATGCATTCATTCTGTGCTCTCACATACAGAAGGCCGCACCTCAGCCCGAAATAACTGACTGGCTCTCTCTCCTGCAGCTGTTCTACCACCTCCAGCGTGAGCGGGTGTTTTTGGAGCCCAGGGCGAGGTTTTACGCCGCTGAAATCGCTAGCGCGCTCGGTTACCTCCACTCGCTGCACATAGTTTACAGGTATGCGACAGGCTGAAGTGCCCCCTAGTGGAGACGTAGTTGAACCGTGTCCACGATTGCAGCGGGGTCTTATCATTTGGTGTCCATTTTCGCAGAGATTTAAAGCCAGAGAACATCCTCCTGGACTCTCAGGGCCACATTGTGTTGACAGATTTTGGTCTGTGCAAAGAAGGACTGGAACCTAACGGCACCACCACAACGTTCTGCGGGACTCCTGAGGTCAGTCATACGTCTTATAAAGCGCTCTGCATTGCATTGAGTTCACGTTTAGGatatttcgttttattttaaaacatgctaaCGCAAGATAACACAGAACAGTGTTTTGATAcgtgtcttttatttttgaacagtaCTTGGCTCCTGAGGTGCTTCAGAAACAAGCCTATGATCGTACAGTAGACTGGTGGTGCCTGGGATCGGTGCTGTTTGAGATGCTTTACGGACTGGTGAGGAGACCTATCCACTAGATCGACCGTAGCAAAGCATGTTTTGTGCAGACGGCGTGAATTCATTTCTCCGTGTCCGTTTTTCTAGCCTCCGTTCTACAGTCGCAACACAGCCGAGATGTACAACAACATCCTTCACAAGCCCCTAGTCCTGAAGCCTAACGTGTCCAACTCTGGCCGCGACCTGCTGGAGGGGCTTCTGCACAAGGACCGTACCAAGAGACTGGGGTCCAAAGATGATTTTGTAAGTGGAAACCACACACCAGTGCCGCGTGCGCGAGGTTTATTTTCCTGAGATTGCCGATTCTTATACAAGCTTTTGCTCATTTGTAGCTGGAAATGAAGTTCCACAGCTTTTTCTCGCCCATCAACTGGGACGACCTCATGGCCAAAAAGATCACGCCTCCATTCATTCCCACAGTGGTAAGTTAACTCTTTACCTGCAGAGGTTAAATTACAAGTGATGTAAAGTACAGTTTAATAATGTACAGTTGTGCTTCGAAGAAGGacacatattttaaacacataaagTACTTGATTATAATGTAATTACCTTGAAAGTTaatatactttaactaaattgcaactaatgtgtaaatgtgataagtgctgtcaaatgataaattgcatccaaaataaaagttttatatatgaatgtgtgctctgtatatttatgtttatataaataaacccacatgcatgtgtatttatttttaaaaaatgttgtgtttatatattttcacttataagttaaattatataaatatgtaaaatttttaaaacgtgctgtatgtctgtgtgttatATACACAGCACGCATTCatatattatgcttttattttggatgcagtgcattaataaacagcattaaTTGAAATTTACGACATAAAGGTTTCCACAGAAAGGACATGAAAGCCTATCCCAGTTCGCTGCAAATCATTATTAATACCATTTGGTAACATTGAGATGAATATTTCTGATTAGCTATTGATAAATTCCGTCTCTATTGAATCTACAGACTGGTCCCACTGATCTCCGGCACTTTGACCCAGAGTTCACCCACTTACCCGTGTCGACCTCCCTATGCAACACCGATAACCTGCACGTGACCAGCAGCGTACGGGAGGCAGCCGGAGCGTTCCCAGGCTTTTCTTACGGTCCTCCGGCTGACCATGCCTTCCAGTAACCGCTTCCGTGACCCTCCATTCCAGCATCGCTAAACGCGTCGAGAAGAAGGACCACAGCGCGGGACGTTTAGCTCTTCTGATTTATTTGCGCGAACGAGGGACACCCGTGCGTCACCAAGAGGAACGTGGGACGTCGCAGGACACAAACTACAGTAACAACAACTTCCAGGAAAGATGCAATGCGTGCCAATGGATGCAGAGAGGACCTGAGCTCCTAGAGAGCTTAGAAGTGCCTGAGAGTTTAACTGATGATCTgcggaggggaaaaaaaaaaactggcaaatTTGTACAACAAAACGTTGCACGCCAGAGACGATGGCGCCAGCTGCTTTTGTGATCTCTTACGTTTGATCGAAATGTCTTTGGacgatgttttatttaattgcgtTTTTCATGCATCGTTGCACAGCGGAGGTAAAGGATCAAGAAAAGTACCGAAGTCACGGATGGTCCGAAAAAGTACTAGAGGAGACACAGGCTGTCCGACTCAAATATCAATAcgttttttgctgaaaaaaactttattatctTCTTCCTGTTgacaaatgttaatttaataactGCATTATTTATCGTACTGCGTTATATTAGTGTGGTTTAGCTTAACTAAGCTACATTTAGGTTTGTATTAGTTAAACAGGGCTTTTAGCTGTGTGATTATTTGTCTGAACGACTAGAAGACATCCTGTGCTCCTCCAAAAATCGATATTTTTGTCTTACAAGtactttctttcctttttctctccaaTGCCAGCACTTTTACACAAAATGCCAGACACTGTGTTTCAAGGCAGTTTTAGGAGTGGCGCGTCACATTCTGTTATCATACGTTTAGTGAGCCGGATGTGTGTTTTATGCATACGTTTATCATTGTTATCTGAAGCGAACACGGCATGTCGATTGGATTGTATTGAAACCTTTGCATCGTGTAGGAGCCCAGAAggaactgtgtcttttttttgtgttttgttttgttcaaattGTGCCTGTACAGCTCATTTATGTGATACATTTCCATGTGCGTCTATCATTCCTGTCTGTATTGCTCTGGGTTGGACAGGGACATGGAATGCTGTGCAATAGAAACGCTGACTCGATGGAGATGTGACCGGTTTGTCGTGGGACGACTGAGTGGTATCGGCTTAATGAAGGAGAAGGGGTTCGGATGCCCTCATGAAACGCATCCCtgttttaactgtaatatatttcatatcatCGGACCAATAATGCGCTATTTGTTCTTTAGATAATGCAAACATGGCAATATGgataaagtttattttcttccatttttggAAGTTATTCATAtatggttttatatttttccatgtatatttatttacacgTTGTATATTTTACCTCTAATGATCAGAGTATTACATTCttagaataattaaatattgagaATGATCTAtatgaatgcaaaataaatatataaaagtgaatctgtatgtgtatttatttctcaCCTGCAttgattctgtttatttttcccACTGAGATAAAGACCAGCATCTTCATTCATAGAACAATGAAATCTGAATTTTCCAGccttactccagtctttagagTATATGCTTCTTCataatccttaaaaaaaaaaaacattataatcgGCTGATTACTGTTGGTTAGATATAATAATTTCTTCTTGTCGTTTAATTCAGGTTTAAAATGTAGTCTTTGAAAGCAATTAATTTGAGATTTAACAGGCTGCATTATATTTTAAGCGAGCCCTGGTTTTGTAACTATAGATCTCACAATTGgccaaatatttcacaattggTAAAAAAAACTGGAGAAGGTTGTTTATAATGAGCTTttctaaatttttaaatttagatttttaatcgGGTTTTAGATGGAAACACGGCACAGAAACTGATTGTTTCAAAGTGTCTAATGATTTGTTGATGTTGATAGATTAAGGGAGCTGTGCTATTTTAGTCCACGTGCTATTTTTTGTTCCCACTGTGACTTTTGACATGGTGGACCATGAGATTCTCCTTGCCTGCCTAAGTCAGTGGAGATTCAGAAGACTGAATTAAAGCGGTTCTCTTATTTAAATCAGCTTTATCTTCAGCTTTATCTTCAGCTTCCTCGGGGTTCTATTAttggctgttttgttttctttatgtatgTTTCCACTGGGATTAATTTGTCAGTGTGGCATATTATTGCTGTGCAGATGACAGCTGTATCAAcctttaaagtgtaaaaataactCCAAACTAACGTCTCTGCTAGGTTGTTTGGATGGCATCAAGAGACGGGTGGCACTTAACATCCTTCAgtttaatcattcaaaatctAGAGTATTTAGCCCAACAATTCATTAGCCATCTTAGTCCTTTATCTACTAATTGAAATATTCAGGGGGAAACTAAGGGCTGTTACTAAAATACttatgatttctttctttctttaagatATAGAAATTGTTATTCATGAtttgtgatagatagatagattaatcTATTTGTAATGCTATAGGTAATTAGGGgcaaatatattgcataaatgcCTAACAGCTATTGAGAAATGCAGCGTCgcattcaattaattttatcGTTATTCCtgaataaaacagtttaaaccGTTTTTAAGGAAATTAAAGATCACATTTTACAGATTACAGACCACAAAGTGTCTGTGAAGGGTTAACGATTTGTGATTCGAAGGAACGTTTCTGCGCATGCGCGTTTCGAATTGTAGCAACTTCCTGCCAAATAGTTGTCCCTAACAACACACAGCACCTCACCGAGGGAATTTCAGGTTAAGGAAACATAAAGTTTCCTCGGAAGTAGCACTTGGTGACATGGTAAGAGTTTCTTTCCCATTTGTGTGCCGTACACTGTACGTTTGAGCGCTCCGACGAGCGGTTTAGTCCGTAATGGTAAGGTCAGTGAGCCGCGAGCTAAATAACACACGTTGGCTAACTGGTCAAACTGTGCTAAACGAGCGCATTTGACAAAGCTAACACTGCAAAACGACGAAGTTGCGTCAGCAGTAAAAATGCACGTTttcaaatatgaacacaatTAATGTGTGTGGCATTTAAGGTGAACTAGCCACGATTTTAAAGGGAAACGCTGGCTGTGTCTCAAACCCTAACGAGCCTCCTACCTAGGCTGTACTTTTCGGTGTCATGGGAGCAAGACGTTGGTTATGTAGCGAAATACTAGTCTGGAAGCAAATGTGGGACCCTTAACTTCATTGGACACCCGTCCTAGAGTCACATTACTTCAGCCTCTGCCATTGAGAGCCTCCTGGCTGCTGTCGTGTTTTGTTTGATAAGTTACTTCTGTCctgcaaaatgcatttgctgaaCTGACCTGTCCTATGTATGTATTCATATCTATTTATCAATAGTTCATGTAttacctaaacttaaaaaaaatctgtaaatgttaaatatgcattaagGGGATAAAAAGTAACAGCGAAGAcgttcacacacaaaaaatattctattcACAGAATATGGGAAAATGTACCcggtttccataaaaatatgaagcagcccAACCGTTTTCACGatttataa is a window encoding:
- the si:ch211-195b13.1 gene encoding STKc_SGK domain-containing protein isoform X2, which encodes MNMKTGKKSFIAFIKERKMGLNDFIQKLVSNPPICQHAEVGSFLKIDENQNEELEENHLCLTNPRSSLAEETQIKPSDFDYLKIIGKGSFGKVLLARHKENERYYAVKVLQKKIILKKKEQKHIMAERSVLMKNIKHPFLVGLHYSFQTTDKLYFVLDYVNGGELFYHLQRERVFLEPRARFYAAEIASALGYLHSLHIVYRDLKPENILLDSQGHIVLTDFGLCKEGLEPNGTTTTFCGTPEYLAPEVLQKQAYDRTVDWWCLGSVLFEMLYGLPPFYSRNTAEMYNNILHKPLVLKPNVSNSGRDLLEGLLHKDRTKRLGSKDDFLEMKFHSFFSPINWDDLMAKKITPPFIPTVTGPTDLRHFDPEFTHLPVSTSLCNTDNLHVTSSVREAAGAFPGFSYGPPADHAFQ
- the si:ch211-195b13.1 gene encoding STKc_SGK domain-containing protein isoform X1, translating into MAVTQAGCDLTYCRMRGIVSVLTAFIKERKMGLNDFIQKLVSNPPICQHAEVGSFLKIDENQNEELEENHLCLTNPRSSLAEETQIKPSDFDYLKIIGKGSFGKVLLARHKENERYYAVKVLQKKIILKKKEQKHIMAERSVLMKNIKHPFLVGLHYSFQTTDKLYFVLDYVNGGELFYHLQRERVFLEPRARFYAAEIASALGYLHSLHIVYRDLKPENILLDSQGHIVLTDFGLCKEGLEPNGTTTTFCGTPEYLAPEVLQKQAYDRTVDWWCLGSVLFEMLYGLPPFYSRNTAEMYNNILHKPLVLKPNVSNSGRDLLEGLLHKDRTKRLGSKDDFLEMKFHSFFSPINWDDLMAKKITPPFIPTVTGPTDLRHFDPEFTHLPVSTSLCNTDNLHVTSSVREAAGAFPGFSYGPPADHAFQ